The Streptomyces sp. 135 sequence GGGCCCACCTGCCCCGCCTGCTGTGCCGTCCGCACCGGCCGCCGTGTGCCCGCCCGCCGGTACCTGGCCCCAGAGCGGGTCTGCGCACGCCACCGGTACTGGCTGCTGTTCCTGCCGGAACCAGCGGCCTGCCCGTGCCTGTTGGCCCGTGCCCGGGTGGTCGACGCCCAGCGACGGCATGTCCGACTGCTGCGCCGCTGCCCGCCGGTGCGCAGGCCTTCGAAATCGCCGCGCTGTCACCGGATCCTGGTGGGGCCAGCCCTGGCCGAACGAGGAGCATCATGGTAAGCCCGTCTCAGGCCACCGGCCCTTAAGCGCCGATCCTGGCTGGTGGAAGGTCGCCGCCCGCGACCTGATCACCTATCCAGACCGTCGTCCTCGCACGCCTGCTGGCCGACCGCACCGTGCGAGCGCACCGTCACCGAATCGCGCCGCCATCTCCCCACCGGCTGGGAGAACTACCCGGGCTGCTGGCCGAGCTCGCTGCCCAGCTCGGGCGGCCGTGGCTCGCCACCACCTCGCCACCATCACCCACGGGCCACTGTTCACCTGGGCCTCCTGCGTACGCGCCCAGACCACCTCAACCCCTGCCGCCCGGAAGGCACTGTGGACGGTGCACTCGGCACACCAGCCCCGCCCCCTCAGCGACCTCCTCCCCGCCCCGGCCGCCGACGGCACCCGCCCGCAGCAAAACCCGCCAGACGGCTGCGCGTACAGCCTGCAAGCCGAGCGCGCCTTCGCCCAGGACTCGCGCACGCCCGCGCCTACCACCAGAACACGGACACCTCGCCGTACCCAGGAGACACCCCATGCGGCTATCCGCTGGGCCAATGGCTCGCCAACGCACGCCACCGCCATGCCCCGCAAGCCGCCGCCCTCACCGCGCTGTACCCGTGGTGGAACGCACCCTGGAGCACGCTCTGGCAGCGCACCTGGCACCAGGCCGAACCCACCACCAGACCCACGGCCCGCTCAAAGTAAGCCCGCGGGTTTTCCACCACCAGCTACAGCCTCGGCGAATGGCTCTGCAGTGCACCGCTACCCCACCCTCCACCCCGAACAACAACGCCTCCTCCACCCATCGGCATCGACGCCGCAGCGGCGCCGCCGCAGCAGACGGCGCAACCTCAAAGTCAGCGCCGAAGCCCTCGCCACGCCCGCTCCTACGCCGCCGAACACGGCGGGCTGGCGTCCGTGACCTCGGCAACCGTCCACGACGGTTTCTGCCTGGGACAGTGGCTCGCCAGCCAGCGCAACCGCTGGCGCACCGGCCACCGGCCCCTGCCCGTAAGCCGCGCCCAGGCCCTCGCCATCGATCCCTGGTGGTGCCGCCCTGGCACCTGACGTGGCGCGTCACTACCACCGGGCCCAAGGCGCCGCAGTGAGCCGCCGCCTCCAGGCCGAGAACGGCTTCAATGCCCTCGACGACTCCGGTGCCGCCGACTGGCTGTGGCGCCAGTGCGCCACGTACGACGAGCTCAGCGAGCAGCGGCAACTCATCAGCATCACCCCCCAAGTGGCCCGCGCAGCCCGACCTTTGCGTACGACCCCGAGGCCGGGCGCGACCCCGGCCACGGACGTGGAAGACAAGTAAGCCACGCCACAACAGCTGCAGCCCCTGCGGCTCTTCCGGGTCGACGCCGCACTCGGCGTGCCACCGAGCGGGCGTCCCCAAGCCCGCAGCCGCCTCGGGCACCGACCCGATCTGAAGCCGGGCTTCGAGACGGCGCTGGCACTCCGGGCCTGGCACGCTGAGCACGGCCACCTCGCAGCTCCCGTGACACCCCTGCGACGGCTACCCGCTGGGCATGTGGCTGTTCAGCCAGCGCAACCGCGCCAAACAACGCGCCCGAGCGGGTGCCGCCCTCACCCCTGACCGAGCTCACAGCGATCGACCCTGGTGGAACCCGCCCTGGGACCTGCACTGGCAACGCAACTACTACCGCGCCCGCGACCACATCAATGCGGGCCGCCCTAACCCGCCGCGCTGACCCCTCCCCAGCACCGTTCTGGGAAGCTGGGTCACCAGGCCTGCCTGCAATACCCCAGCTCCCCGGCCAGCGGCACACTCCTGACGCTGATCGGCATCACGCCTGAGTCGCCCACGCACCGCCGCGCGCACCCCTGGCGCACCGCGGTCGAACACGCGCAAACCTTCGCCGACACCCGGCCACCTCGCCGTCCCCGCGACACCACCAGGACGGCTTCCCACTCGGCCGATGGCTGAACAAGCAGCGCTACCGCACAAAAAACAGGCCCCCACCCAGCCCGCTCTGACCGCCATCGACCCTGGGTGGAACCCGCCCTGGGGCATGGTCTGGCAACACGGCTACCAACGGGCCCGCACCCAACCCCACACCTGCCAACCGCCGCTGGCTGACCAACAACACGCGACCTGGCCACTCCTCCACCCCGACCAACAACACCTCCTCCCACAACGGGCCTCATCAGCATCTGAATCCCGTAAGCAGCGGCGCCATCCGCCCTGGGCGGCCGCCCCCTCAACCAGCAGCGATCGGCGAGAACTTCCGGGACTGATCTGGCCGAACAGGTCCCAAGGCGCTGCGATGCCCGATACTGGTGGCACGTCCGGCGTGCCTGAAGAAACGCACCGGCCGACGAGTAAGAGAAGGCGGCGCGGAAAAGGTTAATGAACCGGCAAGGGCTTTATCAGCATTCTTTTTGTTACGAACGCGATATAGCCCACCCTGCCAAAAAAAAGCCTCCCCGCAAGACCCGCCGAAAACCCCTCTAAACGACCCCACGGGAACGGCGAACCGCGCCCCAAGGGGCTAACAGCCTGCCGTAGAACAACACCGGCCCGCCCTACGGCGGCCGGCCTGTATGCCCTCACATCACGGCACCTGTGCCGCCTCTCCCCGTCCAGCCGTGCCCACACGGCTCGTTCAAACATGAGGCGGCCCAGCCGTCACGTGCTGGAAGGAATCCACGCGATGAACTCGTCCTCCCTCGGCCCCATCGCCGGCCTTCTGGCCGGACTCCCCGCCGTCCTCGCCGGCGCCCTGGGCGGCGCACCCTGGTGGGCCGTCGGAGCCATCGTCATC is a genomic window containing:
- a CDS encoding helicase associated domain-containing protein, which translates into the protein MTSATVHDGFCLGQWLASQRNRWRTGHRPLPVSRAQALAIDPWWCRPGT